The sequence ATTAGATTGGGTGGACCTCGAGGGGAGCATTCGTCGTATTGCAATTCCGTTCGGAGCAAAAGACATGAATCCGTACTTGAGTGCCCTCGGTCTTTTGGGTGTTGAGGCGATGCAGCTTATGATTTATCCGAACGCAGCCAAAGACCGTGAGACCGCTGCTTACCCATATGTCGAGTTATTCCGCGACTTTGCCGCTGCGGTGTGCCGGCCCAACAGCACATTAGTTACTTTCGGCTACAGTTTCGGTGATGAGCACATCAATCGTGTTATTGAGGACATGCTCACTATTCCTTCGGCCCACTTGGTCGTGATGTCATATAGCGATCCTTTGGGGCGAATTATGAAAACGTATGAGAGACTGGGAAGACATGCGCAAATCACCCTCCTGATCGGCAATCACTTCGGTGATCTACAATCACTTGTGGATAACTATCTGCCTAAGCCAGCCATTGATCGGACCACCTTCCGTATGGCTGAGCTTCTCAGAAATCGCTGGGTAACGGATCATATTCAACCGACTGTGGATAGTAACATGCCACACGGGGAAGGAGGTGGCATGCCATGAACCAAACGCCGTTCGAACATGCCGGTAGTTTGTGCATCGGAACCGTAGATTTCGTGTCGCCCGATGAGATCAAGGTTTTGTTGGATATCGAGGCTCCCGAATCGGTTGCCCTCAATGCCGGCGGGCCGCGTCCCTTTCCAAGGGTCAACAGCTATGTGCTGATGCCTGTTGATGATGGTTATCTCGTTGGGCAAATTGAGTGGATAACGGTGGAACGGTCAGAGTTTCCAAAGCGCCGGGGGATGCAGGATTTTGGCCTCGTTGACTTGCCCTTCCCGCTGCGCAAGATGAGCCTCAACCCGCTGGGAACCTTGCGAAAGAAAGATCTCCAGACGGAGGAATACATTTTTCGGCGGGGCGCTGACGCCCTGCCGTCGATTGGCACCACTGTGCTGTTGCCCACTGAACGGCAGCTTCGAGCAATCGTGGAGTCGGGGGAACAACGTCGTGTGAAAATCGGTACCAGCCCGCTTGCTGGTGATGCTGATGTGTGGATCGATCCGGACCGGTTGTTTGGGCGGCACCTCGCAGTGCTCGGAAATACCGGTAGTGGGAAGTCGTGTTCAGTTGCCGGCCTTATCCGCTGGTCCCTGGAAGCAGCGCAAGAGTTCAGTTCCGGCTCACTGAACGCTCGTTTTATTATTTTGGACCCGAATGGAGAATACTCGCGGGCTTTTAGTGACGCGGGGTCTTCCGTGAAGGCTCAGATTTTCAAGGTAGCTCCTGACGCTGGAGCAGAAGAACTGCCGCTTCAGGTTCCGCTGTGGTTTTGGAATAGCGCGGAGTGGTCATCGTTTACTCAAGCAACCGATCGCGCACAACGCCCCTTACTTCAGCAGGCCTTGCGGTTTCGTCGCAATTCAATGCCGCATGGGCAGCAGAACACATTATCTCATGACCTGCTAGTTTACCTTCAAGGCGCGTATTCATCAATTCGCCAAGAAGTAGCAAACAATGCACCTTTTGGAACAACAAAAGATAGAAAGTATTGGGGGTTCATTGATTTACTAAAATCTATAGCGGCTTCGCTTAGGGCATTTATGCAAAAGGCAGATTCACATCAAGAATCCATCAAAACTGTTCTCGAAACTCTAGATAACCTTAAGGACGTTAAGTGCAAGAACGAAAGAAACTACAACAAGCCTTTTGATTATGGTGATGTTGATGAGTTTCTTTCTCTACTACACAAAACGATTAAATCGTTGGGTGGAAGCGATGCGGAACCATTGCCTATCAGCGAGGACGTTCCAATACCATTTTGCGGAGACGACTTCCTTGCTGACCTAAACTTCTTAGCAACTAATAGCGGCAATCGTCAATGGTTTGACTTTTTTCTAGTCCGTGTTAGAACGATGCTGAATGACCCTCGCATGAGTGCGATTGTGAGTAATAAGAGTGCAATCTCGTTAGCTGAGTGGCTTTCGAACTACATCGGCGAAGAAAATGCGAATAGCAGATGCATATCCGTCCTCGACTTGTCTCTCGTTCCGACAGAGATTGTTCACATCATCACAGCCGTGATAGCACGCATGGTATTTGAAGCTCTCCAGCGATACCGGGAACTATACACCGTATCTCTCCCGACGGTCCTGGTGATGGAAGAGGCGCATACCTTTATCAAACGCTACAAAGAAGATGCTGAGAACCACGATGCTGCCTCGGTGTGTTGCCAGGTATTTGAACGAATCGCCCGTGAGGGACGGAAATTCGGGCTCGGGCTGGTACTTTCGTCTCAAAGGCCATCTGAACTTTCACCTGCGGTTCTTTCTCAGTGTAATTCATTTCTCTTGCATCGGATAACCAATGATCGTGATCAGGAGCTGGTTCACCGGTTCGTGCCTGATAATCTCAGGGGCCTACTGCGTGAGCTCCCGTCGCTCCCATCCCAAAGCGCCATTCTCTTGGGTTGGGCAACAGAACTGCCGGTTCTTGTGAAGATGAGAGACCTGCCCAAGTCTCAGCAACCACGCTCTGACGATCCAGACTTCTGGAATGTCTGGGTTGGTCAAGATGAAGAAGGAAGGGCGGTTGAGAGGCGGGCAGACTGGAAATCTGTCGCAGAGGAGTGGCAAGGAACTGCCCGGAAGGTTGACCCAACAGACGCAGTCTCCGAGGGTAAAGCCGAGGAGGAATAGCTATGACGACCGATATCAGCGAACATGGCCTGGAACGCCTTATCTGCACAGCACTGACCGACACTCCATGCGACACAGGCACGGTGCCGGCGGACGCGGTGCGCGAAAACACTGCGCCTTACGGCGGCAGCGGCTGAGGCGCTGGATATGGACTACGAGAGCCCCACGCGTTGCAAGTTTCTGGCCTAGCTCCTTCACCGGGTAACGAGAAGGCTGAGGAGCTTTTTGCCGCTAGCATTTCAAGCGCCACGCCCTAACTGTGCTGCATACTATGCAGTTAAGTGTTGGTAAAACACGGTTTGCTGCATAAACCAAGGAAAGGAACTGAAGGAGATACAAAAGTAAGGGAGGCTTTGCTTATGGAAAAACTTAAAATGGCGACAAAAAGCCTAATTCAAGAAAACATAGAAAAATTGGCGGAAATATTTCCGGGCGTCGTTACCGAGGCGAGGGACGAAAAGGGGAACCTGATCAAAGTCGTTGACTTTGAGCTGTTAAAGCAGGAACTGTCCGACCGGGTGGTGGAAGGGGACAGAGAGCGCTACCAGCTAACCTGGCCCGGCAAAAAAGAAGCCGTGCTCCTTGCCAATATGCCCATTAACAAAACCCTGCGGCCTGTCAAGGAAGAGAGCGTGGACTGGGAGAATACCGGCAACCTGTATATTGAAGGGAACAACCTGGAGGCCCTCAAGATACTCCAGGAATCCTACCTCAATAAAATTAAGTGCATCTATATAGACCCCCCTTACAACACGGGGAAGGACTTTATTTACAGGGATAACTTCAAGCAGAGTAAGGAAGAATACCTGGCTGATTCTGGACAGGTGGACGGCGACGGCAACCGCCTTTTTCAGAACACCGAGTCCAACGGGCGTTTCCACAGCGACTGGCTGAGCATGATGTACCCTAGGTTGAAGCTGGCCAGAAATTTGTTAAGGGAAGATGGAGTTATATTTATAAGTATTGATGATAATGAAGTGCACAATTTGAGGAAGATTTGTGATGAGATTTTTGGGGAGGGGAATTTTGTAGCTGCTCTTGTGTGGGAGGGGGCCCTCAAGAACGACTCTCGTTTTGTGTCTATCTCTCACGATTACATTTACTGTTATGCAAAAGATAAGTTTTGTTTAAAGGTTAATGGTACTATTTGGCGCACTCGCAAGGAAGGAATTGATGCTATTTATAAGCAGGTGGAAGAGCTTAAATCTATACATAAAGACGATTACGAAAGTATTACAAACTCTTTGAGAGAGTGGTATAGTAGTTTATCGAAAAATCATCCGGCTTGGCAACATAGACATTATAACAAGGTTGATTCGCGAGGCGTCTACTTCCCTAGTGACATTTCATGGCCTGGAGGGGGTGGCCCTAAATACCCAATCCGTCACCCGATTACCGGAGGATTGGTACGAGTTCCTGCGCGTGGTTGGGTTTTTCCAACACCAGAACGAATGCAACAAGCTATAGATGAAGGTAGGGTTGACTTTGGAGAAGATGAAACAAAAGTTCCTACGTTAAAGCGATACTTGCATGAAACTGAAGGTCAGGTTCTTCCTAGCGTGATGTACAAGGATCGCCGGTCTGCTATGCAGAGGTTGCGGCAGATTATGGGCGGAAATGTTTTCGATAATCCCAAAGACGAGAAAGTGCTGATGAAACTTTTTGAAGCCACTACTAATGGGAATGACATTATATTAGACTTTTTTTCCGGTTCCGCCACCACCGCCCACGCCGTCATGCAGCTCAATGCCGAAGACGGGGGCAACCGGAAATACATAATGGTCCAACTCCCCGAGCCCTGCCCTGAAGACTCCGAAGCTTATAAGGCTGGGTTTAAGAACATCTCCGAAATCGGCAAGGAGCGCATCAGAAGAGCAGCGAAGAAGATAAAAGAAGAGACCGGAGCCGACATCGACTACGGCTTTCGTGTTTTTAAAGTAGATTCCTCCAACATGAAGGACGTCTATTACCGCCCGGATGAATTCTCCCAACAGGATTTATTTGGAATGGTATCCAACATCAAAGAAGACCGGACGGGGGAAGACCTTTTAATCCAGGTCATGCTTGAGTGGGGACTGGAGCTCTCACTGCCTATGGAAAAAAGAAACATTTTGGGCAAGGAAGTGCATTTCGTGGCCGGCAACTCCCTGGTAGCCTGTTTTGAAGAGGGAGTTACCGAAGATCTGGTTCGGGAAATTGCAAAAGAAAGACCCTTAAGAGTAGTGTTCCGGGACAGCTCTTTTGCCGATGACGCGGCGCGGATTAACGTGGAGGAGCTGTTCAAGATGCTCTCTCCAAGTACAGAAATAAAGGTTATTTAGGCAGGTGAAAGAAATTGAAACTGAAGTTTAAAATACAGCAATTTCAAACCGATGCAGTTAACGCCGTAGTAGATTGTTTTGCCGGGCAGCCCAACGAACAGTCCCTTTTCACTTTGGACATGGGACAACTAAATTCCGGCCCGCAGTTGAGCATTTCTTATGAAGTTACCGGGTTCAGAAACAGGCCCATCGAGCTGACACCGGGGGAAGTTTTTGATAATATCAAAAAAGTTCAGGCTAGAGGCGGCTTAAAAATATCCCCTAAATTGGAAGGCAAATATAACCTGACGGTGGAGATGGAGACGGGAACGGGTAAGACCTATGTCTACATCAAGACCATGTTTGAGCTGTTTAAAAGGTATGGCTGGGGCAAGTATATCGTGGTTGTCCCTTCCATCGCCATCAGGGAGGGGGTCAAAAAGGCCTTTGAAATAACGGAAGAGCATTTCATGGAGCAGTACGGCAGAAAAGCCCGCTATTTTATCTACAATTCCCGGCAGCTTCATAAGATTGATCAGTTTGCCAGCGACCCGGGAATCAACGTCATGATCATTAACAGTCAGGCCTTCAACGCTCGCGGCAAAGACGCCCGCAGAATTTATATGGAACTGGACGAGTTTCAGTCCCGTATGCCAATTGACGTTATTGCACAGACCAACCCCATTTTGATCATCGACGAGCCTCAGTCGGTGGAAGGCAAAAAAACGGTAGAGGCGTTAAAGCTTTTTAAGCCTTTGTTCACCGTCCGCTATTCGGCCACCCACCGGCGCGAGTATAACAAGGTTTACCGGCTGGATGCCCTTGATGCCTACAATAAAAAGCTGGTTAAAAAGATCAATGTTAAGGGTATCGCCGTAAAAGGAACTACGGGGACCGATGGCTACCTTTACCTGGAAGGGATAGATGTCAGCCAGAAGCACTATCCCATAGCCCGCCTGGAGTTTGAAAAAAGAACCCGCTCTGGCATAAGGCGGGAATTGAGGCGGGTTTCTGCAAATGATAACCTGTACGAGCTGTCCGGCTATCTTGAGCAGTATAAAGGCTATGTAGTATCTGAAATCAACGGTGCTAAAAATACAATAGAGTTTGCCAATGGAGTTACTTTGTCTGCCGGAGATGTTCAGGGAGATATCAACGAGCTGACCCTGCGCCGGATTCAGATCAGGGAGACCATCAAGTCCCACCTGGAAAAAGAGCGGGACTTATTTTACCGGGGTATCAAGGTGCTTTCCCTGTTCTTTATCGACGAGGTGGCCAAATACAGGCAATACGACGAAAATGGAAACAAGCTGAACGGCGAATATGCCCAGATCTTTGAAGAAGAGTACCGGCTGCTGGTAGAAGATTACTTGAGAAATGCTGACGAGAAAGACCGCTATGCTGACTATTTAAGGCAGATAGATGTTGAAAAGACCCACAACGGCTATTTTGCCATTGACAAACAAGGGCGTATGATCGATCCAAAAGTAAAAGCCAGAGAGACCGACTCAGAGGACGAGGACGCCTACAATTTGATCATGAAGGACAAGGAAAGGCTTTTAAGCTTTTCCGAGCCGACCCGCTTTATCTTTTCCCACTCGGCTTTAAAGGAAGGCTGGGACAACCCTAATGTTTTTCAGATCTGTACCTTAAAGCACAGCGATTCCACTATAAAAAAACGGCAGGAAGTGGGAAGGGGGCTTAGGCTTTGTGTAAATCAGGATGGCGAAAGGATCGACGACTCGGTGCCGGGTATTGATGTGCACGATGTCAATGTTCTCACTGTTGTTGCCAGCGAGTCCTACGAAACATTTGCCAGGGAACTGCAGAAGGAGATCGCCGAGACCCTTTCCGACCGCCCCCGCAAGGCCGATATTCAATTTTTCCTGGATAACCTCCTTACTAACGAAAGGGAAGAAAAGGTCCGGATCGATGAGCGGCTGGCCCGGAAGCTCTACCAGACTTTTGTCAAAAACAACTATATTGACGAAGAGGACAACCTGACGGAAGACTATTATCAAGCCGCAGAAAAGGGGGAAGTTGTCCTTCCTGAGGAGTTAAAGGATCATAAACAGGCCGTGATAGAACTAGTCAGCACTATTTACAGTGAGACCGTTGCTCGGCTGGTTCATAACGAACGCAACAGGAACGTGGAGTTGAAGTTAAACGATAACTTTTATAAAGAAGAGTTTCAGAAACTCTGGAAGAAAATAAATGTCAAAACAGCTTATACAGTTAAATTTGATACAAAGGAGCTGGTGGAAAGGTGTATAAACGCCCTGGACACCCGTTTAAAGATAGCGGATATATCCTACCAGATAAAAGACGGAGTATTAGAAGCCATTGACTCTAAAGAGCAATTGGAAAAGGGCGAAGGTTTTATCGTAAAGGAATCGCAAACAGGCAAGGTACATGGGAAAGTTACTTCAGGAGTGCGTTACGACCTGATAGGTAAGCTTATGGATGAAACAGGGCTGACCCGAAAGACCATTGTGAAAATCCTGACGGGGATAAAACAAGAAACCTTTGATCTTTTTAAAAAGAATCCAGAAGAGTTTATTATAAAAGCTGCTAGAATCATTAACGAAGAAAAGGCTACCACCATCATTGAACGAATTACTTACGATCCTACCAGCGAGACCTATGACACCGATATTTTTACCGAAAACACCCTGAAGGGCATGCTCGGCGACGATGCCCTGCCGGTTAGCAAACATGTCTATGATTATGTTATTACAGATTCAAATACAGAAAGGAAATTTGCCAGGGAGCTGGATGCCAGCAAGGAAGTTTGTGTATATGCCAAGCTGCCGAGGGGTTTTTTCATCCCGACGCCTGTTGGAAATTATAACCCTGACTGGGCCATTGTGTTTGAAGAAAATAAAGTAAAACATGTGTATTTTATTGCGGAAACTAAGGGCAGTATGGATTCCCTGGAGCTGAGAAAAATTGAAGAAGCCAAAATACACTGCGCCAGGAAACACTTTGAAAGAATCAGCAATAACAGCGTCAAGTACGGCGTAGTCCAAAATTATGAAAAGTTATTGGAGATTGTGAGTTGAAAAAAAGGTGTATTTATATCAAGAATGTTCAGTAATATTGAAAAAGTTTTTGGAGAGTAAGTTCAGTTAATGTTATTGCTATCGATAAGCTACTGGATGAACTTAGGGAAGAAATGGAGAGGCTGGTAAGGCTTAATGTGAAGGAAAATCCAGCAAGCAAAGTACAGGTTTGTTGACGGAACGTATTCAGTGGGACGAGGATAGCTTTTTCAACGCTATTTCTCACTTAAATCAAAAAGCCATCAACACAATTAAGAACCTTTTGGAATTCAGCAGGCAATACGCCTCTGAAATAAGGTGGGGTAGAGGTAAAGTTCATGGTTCCTTTAGTTTTGTAGCTGAAGTGGGAGGAAAAAGACTTACAGTTTTTTCTGTTTTTACTTATGGGGAATCATGCACACTCTCCCTGAATTTTGGTAATATGAGAGGAATTGTTAATGATGACGAATTAAATACTTTCAGGAATGAACTAAATAAACTTCCGGGAGTGCAACTGTCTGAAGAGGTAATAACAGAAGGAAAATATCCCGGAATAAGTATTAATTCCCTTCTGAAGGAAGAAGATTTTGATATATTTAAATCAGCAGTAAAAACATTAATACGTCTTTGAAAACCTTTATTAATAACTTGTTCTCCTAAACAGGGTTGATTATAGCAAGAAAATGATGAAGAACGGAACACATATGTAAGTTGTTTGCTATCTCTGCCGGACATTGAAACGTAATATTTATGTCAAAATAACTTTGATTCTAGTGAAAGTAACTGCTCCAAATCAACAGTGGCAAGCAGATATAAAATATGTTGCACCCGAACAAAATCTTGACATACATGAACCTATTAGATGTTGCAAACCCCGGGTCTTTATGATATTATTTTTATAATAATACTTCGAGAAGAGATTAATGAAACTAATTAAACAAGATGGAATTTTGTTGTATAAATTTTTGGCCAGAAGAATCAGAAGGCCTTGACTTAAGGATGAATGGCTGGTATAATAAAGCTTGCTGATTAATTCTTATCTAAATATCGAATCCACAAACTAATTTCTCTGTTAAGTCGGGGCGTAGCGCAGTTTGGTAGCGCACATGGTTTGGGACCATGGGGTCGGGGGTTCAAATCCCTCCGCCCCGACCATTAACCATCCTTTGCGGGAGCAGCTCGAGGGCTAGAGCCTAGCTTTCCAAGGAAAAAAATGCGCCCGTAGCTCAGGTGGATAGAGCAACGGACTTCTAATCCGTGTGCCGGGGGTTCGAGTCCTCCCGGGCGCACCATAAATCGCGGTGGGTGTAGCTCAGCTGGTTAGAGCACCAGATTG is a genomic window of Koleobacter methoxysyntrophicus containing:
- a CDS encoding ATP-binding protein, with the translated sequence MNQTPFEHAGSLCIGTVDFVSPDEIKVLLDIEAPESVALNAGGPRPFPRVNSYVLMPVDDGYLVGQIEWITVERSEFPKRRGMQDFGLVDLPFPLRKMSLNPLGTLRKKDLQTEEYIFRRGADALPSIGTTVLLPTERQLRAIVESGEQRRVKIGTSPLAGDADVWIDPDRLFGRHLAVLGNTGSGKSCSVAGLIRWSLEAAQEFSSGSLNARFIILDPNGEYSRAFSDAGSSVKAQIFKVAPDAGAEELPLQVPLWFWNSAEWSSFTQATDRAQRPLLQQALRFRRNSMPHGQQNTLSHDLLVYLQGAYSSIRQEVANNAPFGTTKDRKYWGFIDLLKSIAASLRAFMQKADSHQESIKTVLETLDNLKDVKCKNERNYNKPFDYGDVDEFLSLLHKTIKSLGGSDAEPLPISEDVPIPFCGDDFLADLNFLATNSGNRQWFDFFLVRVRTMLNDPRMSAIVSNKSAISLAEWLSNYIGEENANSRCISVLDLSLVPTEIVHIITAVIARMVFEALQRYRELYTVSLPTVLVMEEAHTFIKRYKEDAENHDAASVCCQVFERIAREGRKFGLGLVLSSQRPSELSPAVLSQCNSFLLHRITNDRDQELVHRFVPDNLRGLLRELPSLPSQSAILLGWATELPVLVKMRDLPKSQQPRSDDPDFWNVWVGQDEEGRAVERRADWKSVAEEWQGTARKVDPTDAVSEGKAEEE
- a CDS encoding site-specific DNA-methyltransferase, with product MEKLKMATKSLIQENIEKLAEIFPGVVTEARDEKGNLIKVVDFELLKQELSDRVVEGDRERYQLTWPGKKEAVLLANMPINKTLRPVKEESVDWENTGNLYIEGNNLEALKILQESYLNKIKCIYIDPPYNTGKDFIYRDNFKQSKEEYLADSGQVDGDGNRLFQNTESNGRFHSDWLSMMYPRLKLARNLLREDGVIFISIDDNEVHNLRKICDEIFGEGNFVAALVWEGALKNDSRFVSISHDYIYCYAKDKFCLKVNGTIWRTRKEGIDAIYKQVEELKSIHKDDYESITNSLREWYSSLSKNHPAWQHRHYNKVDSRGVYFPSDISWPGGGGPKYPIRHPITGGLVRVPARGWVFPTPERMQQAIDEGRVDFGEDETKVPTLKRYLHETEGQVLPSVMYKDRRSAMQRLRQIMGGNVFDNPKDEKVLMKLFEATTNGNDIILDFFSGSATTAHAVMQLNAEDGGNRKYIMVQLPEPCPEDSEAYKAGFKNISEIGKERIRRAAKKIKEETGADIDYGFRVFKVDSSNMKDVYYRPDEFSQQDLFGMVSNIKEDRTGEDLLIQVMLEWGLELSLPMEKRNILGKEVHFVAGNSLVACFEEGVTEDLVREIAKERPLRVVFRDSSFADDAARINVEELFKMLSPSTEIKVI
- a CDS encoding type III restriction-modification system endonuclease, with the protein product MKLKFKIQQFQTDAVNAVVDCFAGQPNEQSLFTLDMGQLNSGPQLSISYEVTGFRNRPIELTPGEVFDNIKKVQARGGLKISPKLEGKYNLTVEMETGTGKTYVYIKTMFELFKRYGWGKYIVVVPSIAIREGVKKAFEITEEHFMEQYGRKARYFIYNSRQLHKIDQFASDPGINVMIINSQAFNARGKDARRIYMELDEFQSRMPIDVIAQTNPILIIDEPQSVEGKKTVEALKLFKPLFTVRYSATHRREYNKVYRLDALDAYNKKLVKKINVKGIAVKGTTGTDGYLYLEGIDVSQKHYPIARLEFEKRTRSGIRRELRRVSANDNLYELSGYLEQYKGYVVSEINGAKNTIEFANGVTLSAGDVQGDINELTLRRIQIRETIKSHLEKERDLFYRGIKVLSLFFIDEVAKYRQYDENGNKLNGEYAQIFEEEYRLLVEDYLRNADEKDRYADYLRQIDVEKTHNGYFAIDKQGRMIDPKVKARETDSEDEDAYNLIMKDKERLLSFSEPTRFIFSHSALKEGWDNPNVFQICTLKHSDSTIKKRQEVGRGLRLCVNQDGERIDDSVPGIDVHDVNVLTVVASESYETFARELQKEIAETLSDRPRKADIQFFLDNLLTNEREEKVRIDERLARKLYQTFVKNNYIDEEDNLTEDYYQAAEKGEVVLPEELKDHKQAVIELVSTIYSETVARLVHNERNRNVELKLNDNFYKEEFQKLWKKINVKTAYTVKFDTKELVERCINALDTRLKIADISYQIKDGVLEAIDSKEQLEKGEGFIVKESQTGKVHGKVTSGVRYDLIGKLMDETGLTRKTIVKILTGIKQETFDLFKKNPEEFIIKAARIINEEKATTIIERITYDPTSETYDTDIFTENTLKGMLGDDALPVSKHVYDYVITDSNTERKFARELDASKEVCVYAKLPRGFFIPTPVGNYNPDWAIVFEENKVKHVYFIAETKGSMDSLELRKIEEAKIHCARKHFERISNNSVKYGVVQNYEKLLEIVS